A region of Sphingomonas sp. DNA encodes the following proteins:
- the lspA gene encoding signal peptidase II, giving the protein MAETETPAAEPAPAPVAPPAAPDDWKLKRNRSVAFVIAFLVFVFDQAVKWVVIHPLNLRNQPDGVIGLVSFFDLRWVENRGVSLGLFSAGTDGGRWLLVALTAAIAIFVAVWMWKEKRRDDSAALALVLGGALGNILDRARFGYVVDYADLHFGEWRPFLVFNVADAAITIGVLLLLVRALLMRDGKDKKKES; this is encoded by the coding sequence ATGGCTGAAACCGAAACGCCCGCCGCCGAGCCGGCCCCGGCGCCTGTCGCGCCGCCCGCCGCACCGGACGACTGGAAACTGAAGCGCAACCGCTCGGTCGCCTTCGTCATCGCCTTCCTGGTCTTCGTCTTCGATCAGGCGGTGAAGTGGGTCGTCATCCATCCGCTGAACCTGCGGAACCAGCCCGACGGCGTGATCGGCCTTGTCTCCTTCTTCGATCTGCGCTGGGTGGAGAACCGGGGCGTCTCGCTCGGCCTCTTCTCGGCCGGGACGGACGGCGGACGCTGGCTGCTGGTCGCGCTCACCGCCGCGATCGCGATCTTCGTCGCCGTCTGGATGTGGAAGGAGAAGCGCCGCGACGATTCGGCGGCGCTCGCCCTCGTGCTCGGCGGCGCGCTGGGGAATATCCTGGATCGGGCACGCTTCGGCTATGTCGTCGACTATGCCGATCTGCATTTCGGCGAATGGCGGCCTTTTTTGGTCTTCAATGTCGCCGACGCCGCGATTACCATCGGTGTGCTGCTTTTGCTTGTCCGCGCGCTCCTGATGCGCGATGGCAAGGACAAGAAGAAGGAATCGTAA
- a CDS encoding DUF3035 domain-containing protein: MRLAHLVLAGGVAAMLAGCAGGGPFNRNRPDEFAVARNPQLVVPPEFALTPPRPGEADQGADPRAQALQALFGGPQPRSAVENNLLQQAGVDRAALGARSVAGDPRTAVVNRGALVQTMLQLPQGDGQEAAVSTPQ, translated from the coding sequence ATGCGTCTCGCTCATCTCGTCCTGGCCGGCGGCGTCGCCGCGATGCTCGCCGGTTGCGCCGGCGGCGGTCCGTTCAACCGTAACCGCCCCGACGAATTCGCGGTGGCGCGCAATCCGCAGCTCGTCGTCCCGCCCGAATTCGCGCTGACCCCACCCCGTCCGGGCGAGGCCGATCAGGGGGCCGATCCGCGCGCCCAGGCGCTCCAGGCGCTGTTCGGCGGACCGCAGCCGCGCAGCGCGGTGGAGAACAATCTGCTCCAGCAGGCCGGCGTCGATCGTGCCGCGCTCGGCGCCCGCTCGGTCGCCGGCGATCCGCGGACCGCCGTGGTCAATCGCGGCGCGCTGGTCCAGACCATGCTCCAGCTGCCGCAGGGCGAT